In one Platichthys flesus chromosome 3, fPlaFle2.1, whole genome shotgun sequence genomic region, the following are encoded:
- the LOC133947246 gene encoding E3 SUMO-protein ligase ZBED1-like — MKRTGRRRSSVWDCFEQVGNFVRCMKCDATLKYCGGATSTMMHHMSRHHPHTAPLDEDEKPLICTVQCSSEEESAANNQDIMQVNVMSPNVAANIHERDYGERKRLKRSSVWDIFIKVDDEVHCTMCDTKLKYRSSTTSMMYHIKSKHPDTMPNDGVSLATHAEVTELISRMIEKDMLPISMVSGDGFRELLAYTVHNYRMPSTGEITRLIEGHFHEKVEELVVQLSRVEKVALTAEFWTELPFQRYITVSCSFITEEWLGRAAVLQTHKLSSDSQPTTDSVTEKLLNTVKTWGIDGKVTACVHNNTQDILSAHACARVSWDYATCFATTLQQAVSNGLSGDLVRIIVSAGKLAKHFSHNMLAVEALEQKQVQMCLLQHKLIQSSKARWDTICDMFERLLEQRWAIKAVLSDRTVTNRQEAQTLEIEDDYWQIIENFTPVLATLKWATTVISAETEVSISNIYPITFSLIQTHLVPRENDVEQVSEFKLKVQTSLRSHMEVDSNDLSSKPALIASMLDPRHKHLSFLTPTGRLAAKVKLHELVSKLDVVTTTVGPKDEQQETLITPDISQVAMPTQMRSDTKNTMMLLLGDNYSSSYATDSEAQVDYYLRDIAPSLDINPLDWWRVNGPRFPKLATLARHYLCVPGVSLPSLLSESGQAFATMRTRLSPEHVDMMIFVNRNA, encoded by the exons ATGAAGCGGACCGGCAGGAGACGCAGCTCGGTGTGGGACTGCTTCGAACAAGTGGGCAACTTCGTCCGCTGCATGAAATGCGACGCGACGCTGAAGTACTGCGGCGGAGCCACTAGCACCATGATGCACCACATGAGCAGGCACCATCCGCACACTGCGCCGCTGGACGAGGACGAGAAGCCGCTGATCTGCACCGTCCAGTgcagcagcgaggaggagagcgCCGCTAACAACCAGGACATCATGCAGGTGAACGTCATGTCTCCCAACGTGGCGGCGAACATCCACGAGCGAGACTACGGGGAGAGGAAGCGCCTGAAGCGGAGCTCCGTGTGGGACATTTTCATCAAAGTGGACGACGAGGTCCACTGCACCATGTGTGACACCAAGCTTAAGTACAGGAGCAGCACCACCAGCATGATGTACCACATCAAGAGCAAGCACCCCGACACGATGCCTAATGACGGGGTGTCACTGGCCACACACGCCGAGGTGACTGAACTCATCTCCAGGATGATAGAGAAGGACATGCTCCCCATCAGCATGGTTAGTGGGGATGGGTTTCGAGAGCTACTTGCATACACAGTGCATAATTATAGAATGCCATCTACTGGTGAAATCACACGTCTTATTGAAGGACACTTCCatgagaaggtggaggagctggtggtgcAGCTGAGTAGGGTGGAGAAAGTGGCTCTCACTGCTGAATTCTGGACAGAACTGCCCTTCCAAAGGTACATCACAGTGTCCTGCTCGTTCATCACGGAGGAGTGGCTGGGCAGGGCAGccgtgctgcagacacacaagctgTCATCAGACAGTCAGCCCACTACAGACAGCGTCACAGAGAAGCTGCTCAACACCGTGAAGACGTGGGGCATCGATGGGAAAGTGACAGCGTGTGTTCATAACAACACACAAGACATTTTGTCAGCACATGCATGTGCCCGCGTCAGCTGGGACTACGCCACTTGCTTTGCCACTACACTGCAGCAGGCCGTCAGTAATGGGCTGAGTGGGGATTTAGTCCGCATCATAGTTTCTGCAGGGAAACTTGCCAAGCACTTCAGTCACAACATGCTGGCGGTTGAGGCCTTGGAGCAGAAGCAGGTTCAGATGTGCCTGCTGCAGCACAAGCTTATCCAGTCGAGCAAAGCTCGATGGGACACGATCTGTGATATGTTTGAACGCTTACTAGAGCAAAGGTGGGCTATTAAAGCTGTGCTCTCCGATCGCACAGTCACCAACAGACAGGAAGCCCAGACCCTTGAGATTGAAGATGACTACTGGCAAATAATTGAGAATTTCACACCTGTGCTGGCAACCTTGAAATGGGCAACGACAGTCATATCTGCTGAAACAGAGGTGTCCATTTCAAACATCTACCCAATCACATTCAGCCTAATTCAGACTCACCTTGTGCCAAGAGAGAATGATGTTGAACAAGTGTCAGAGTTTAAGCTGAAAGTTCAGACGTCGCTTAGGAGTCACATGGAG GTCGACTCTAATGACTTGTCGTCCAAACCAGCTCTGATCGCCTCCATGCTGGACCCTCGTCACAAACATCTCAGCTTCCTGACGCCGACAGGGAGACTGGCTGCCAAGGTCAAACTGCACGAGCTGGTTTCAAAGTTAGATGTCGTAACGACCACAGTGGGTCCAAAGGATGAACAGCAAGAAACCCTGATCACGCCTGATATTAGCCAGGTGGCAATGCCCACACAAATGAGAAGTGACACCAAAAACACCATGATGTTGCTCCTCGGAGACAACTACAGCTCCTCCTACGCCACAGACTCTGAGGCTCAGGTAGACTACTACTTGAGAGACATCGCCCCCTCATTGGACATAAACCCCCTTGATTGGTGGAGGGTGAATGGGCCGAGATTCCCCAAACTGGCCACCCTGGCGAGACACTATTTGTGCGTACCAGGGGTATCGCTACCGTCTTTGTTGTCTGAGTCGGGACAAGCGTTTGCTACAATGCGAACAAGACTGAGCCCAGAGCATGTTGacatgatgatctttgtaaacCGAAATGCGTAA